The following proteins come from a genomic window of Flavobacterium eburneipallidum:
- a CDS encoding T9SS type B sorting domain-containing protein: MKWILNTCYFFLICCNTNLLFAQNITVNDSYTAQQLVENVLVNSPCALVSNFNVNGDAFPVGQNSYGFFTNGGGSFPFKEGIVLSTWSAKNSIGPYAFYRGDGNDTAWAGDTDLEQAIRIASTNATFLEFDFTPLTNFLSFDYIFASNEYNGSSPCQYSDGFAFLIKEKGSVDEYQNLAVIPGTTTPVSSTNIHGNTNNCSAVNGNYYNGNNTATSPINYAGQTVVMNAQTSVVPGKTYRIKLVIADDKNEYYDSAVFLQAGSFAPKIDLGPDRTRNNPVCFGESLVIDTKLSASYSYKWFRNNTEIIGATSPSYTVTDTGAYSVEVLFSPSSCSAVGKINIEFAPEILLSDTTITQCDDNNDGITIFDLTKVDNSIKNNNTSLSDVVYFESLSNARANTSPILNPTSYTNKPAIPTLFARVTNSFNCANYANVNLVVANNTIAPQNPISTCDEDAIQDGLYQFDLNTQVTPQVLTGLPAGMQVEYYRNTNDAVAQKNPLPNLFKNTIPNLQIIYARIINGADCYGIIPITVVVNTFNPTNFQEETAFLCANSSVDLTVATGYSSYVWNTGETSNSITVTTAGKYSVAVTNANNCKAIKNFTVTDSEIATITGAKVNDFAGIQNSILIEYTGVGDYEFSLDNIYYQDSPLFTGMAPGNYLAYAQDKNGCGTSNPFAIYVLDYPRFFTPNADGSNDNWKIKNLDLFPNAVTTIFNRYGKLIAQLNANSLGWNGYFNNAALPADDYWFTLHFGNGKIVKGHFSLKR, translated from the coding sequence ATGAAATGGATTCTAAATACATGCTATTTTTTTCTTATTTGTTGCAATACAAATCTTCTGTTTGCACAAAACATCACTGTAAATGATTCATACACCGCCCAGCAACTGGTAGAAAATGTATTAGTCAATAGTCCTTGTGCTTTGGTTTCCAACTTCAATGTTAACGGTGATGCTTTTCCTGTTGGACAAAACAGTTATGGTTTTTTTACCAATGGAGGTGGCAGCTTTCCGTTTAAAGAAGGAATTGTTTTAAGTACTTGGAGTGCTAAAAATTCTATTGGCCCTTATGCTTTCTATAGAGGTGATGGCAATGATACGGCTTGGGCAGGCGATACTGATTTGGAACAAGCTATTAGAATTGCTTCTACAAATGCTACTTTTTTAGAATTCGATTTCACTCCACTGACCAATTTTTTAAGCTTTGATTATATTTTTGCTTCCAACGAATATAATGGTTCAAGTCCGTGTCAATATTCCGATGGCTTTGCTTTTTTGATTAAGGAAAAAGGAAGTGTGGATGAATATCAAAATTTGGCTGTAATACCTGGAACTACAACTCCTGTTTCTTCCACAAATATTCATGGTAACACTAATAACTGCTCTGCTGTAAATGGCAATTACTACAACGGGAATAATACAGCAACTAGCCCAATCAATTATGCGGGACAAACCGTAGTTATGAATGCTCAGACTAGTGTTGTTCCAGGAAAAACCTACCGCATTAAGCTAGTAATTGCCGATGACAAAAACGAGTATTATGATTCGGCTGTATTTTTACAAGCGGGAAGTTTTGCTCCAAAAATTGATTTAGGACCAGATCGAACAAGAAATAATCCGGTTTGTTTTGGCGAAAGCCTTGTGATTGACACTAAATTGTCTGCGAGCTACAGCTACAAATGGTTCAGGAATAACACAGAAATAATAGGTGCGACGAGTCCTTCTTACACCGTTACAGATACTGGAGCTTATTCGGTTGAAGTACTATTTTCTCCAAGCAGTTGTAGCGCAGTTGGAAAAATAAATATAGAATTCGCCCCTGAAATTCTTTTGTCTGACACTACAATTACCCAATGCGATGACAACAACGATGGAATTACCATTTTTGATTTGACTAAAGTGGACAATAGCATCAAAAACAATAATACCAGTTTAAGCGATGTTGTCTATTTTGAATCTTTATCGAATGCTAGAGCGAATACAAGTCCAATTTTAAACCCGACCTCTTATACTAACAAACCTGCAATTCCAACACTTTTTGCCAGAGTTACTAATAGTTTTAATTGTGCGAATTATGCAAATGTCAATTTAGTTGTAGCCAATAATACTATCGCGCCACAAAATCCAATTTCAACTTGCGATGAAGATGCGATTCAAGATGGGTTGTATCAATTTGATTTGAATACTCAAGTAACACCACAAGTTCTGACTGGATTACCAGCAGGAATGCAAGTAGAATATTACAGAAACACCAACGATGCTGTTGCTCAAAAAAATCCATTGCCTAATTTATTTAAAAATACCATCCCTAATCTACAAATCATTTATGCCCGTATCATAAACGGTGCCGATTGTTACGGAATTATCCCAATAACAGTTGTGGTAAATACTTTCAATCCAACTAATTTTCAGGAGGAAACTGCATTTCTCTGTGCGAATTCAAGCGTAGATTTGACTGTAGCAACTGGCTATTCGAGTTATGTTTGGAATACTGGCGAAACTTCAAATTCGATTACGGTGACTACTGCTGGGAAATATTCTGTAGCAGTTACCAATGCGAATAATTGCAAAGCGATTAAAAACTTTACAGTTACTGATTCTGAAATTGCGACTATAACTGGTGCAAAAGTGAATGATTTTGCAGGCATTCAAAACTCTATTTTGATTGAATATACTGGAGTAGGTGATTATGAATTTTCGCTTGACAACATCTATTACCAAGACAGTCCATTATTTACAGGAATGGCTCCAGGCAATTATTTGGCTTATGCCCAAGATAAAAATGGTTGTGGGACATCCAATCCATTCGCAATTTATGTTTTAGATTATCCTCGCTTTTTCACTCCAAATGCTGACGGTTCGAATGACAATTGGAAAATAAAAAACCTAGATTTATTTCCAAATGCTGTTACTACTATTTTTAATCGCTATGGAAAATTAATAGCACAACTCAATGCAAATAGTTTGGGTTGGAATGGTTATTTCAATAACGCTGCATTACCAGCTGATGATTATTGGTTTACACTCCACTTTGGCAATGGAAAAATAGTTAAAGGACACTTTTCTTTAAAAAGATAG